One window of Mucilaginibacter inviolabilis genomic DNA carries:
- a CDS encoding anhydro-N-acetylmuramic acid kinase translates to MLPFNQNLQHLFTIAQKDKKTGIGLMSGTSLDGLDIALCSFTGSGLQTQLQLLQFITMPYPQNFKDEVQQVFARKTADLELVTLLNAFISNYHGELVLEALAGWGIDAASVDFIASHGQTIYHAPQRLHHRGNYANATLQIGDGDHLAVKTGILTISDFRQKHIAAGGEGAPLALYGDVLLGSKPGENRILLNIGGIANLTYLPADGDATQILCTDIGPGNTLIDAACRKYFNTAYDKDSVIAYNGKVNEDLLRALLNHAFFEEEAPKTTGPELFGLAYVEQAQLRTGTEHIKNEDLVSTLSMFTAAAIEHFIRTYIPADDLHIFISGGGARNPFVVNHLKQALADAHIADTGSLGIDPDAKEAILFGLLGNEALCGEPMTIGNNPAVLMGKFSFAH, encoded by the coding sequence TTAATCAAAATCTGCAGCACTTGTTCACTATCGCCCAAAAAGATAAAAAAACGGGTATCGGTTTAATGTCAGGAACGTCACTTGACGGACTTGATATTGCCTTGTGCAGTTTTACCGGCAGCGGTCTGCAAACACAGCTTCAATTGTTGCAATTTATCACCATGCCCTATCCACAAAATTTTAAGGATGAGGTGCAGCAGGTATTTGCCCGCAAAACAGCTGATCTGGAGCTGGTAACTTTACTGAACGCTTTTATAAGTAATTATCATGGCGAATTAGTTTTAGAAGCCCTGGCTGGTTGGGGTATAGATGCCGCCTCAGTTGATTTTATAGCCAGTCACGGGCAAACTATTTATCACGCGCCGCAACGCCTGCATCACCGCGGCAATTATGCTAATGCAACCCTGCAAATTGGCGATGGCGATCATCTGGCAGTAAAAACCGGTATACTAACCATCAGCGATTTCAGGCAGAAACATATTGCTGCCGGTGGCGAAGGCGCTCCCCTGGCTTTATATGGCGATGTGTTGCTGGGCAGTAAACCTGGCGAAAATCGTATACTATTGAATATCGGAGGGATTGCCAACCTCACCTATCTCCCTGCTGATGGCGACGCTACTCAAATCTTGTGCACAGATATTGGTCCCGGAAATACGCTGATTGATGCAGCATGTCGTAAATACTTTAATACGGCTTATGATAAGGATTCAGTTATTGCTTATAACGGTAAAGTAAACGAGGATCTGCTCAGGGCATTACTCAATCATGCTTTTTTCGAAGAAGAAGCCCCCAAAACTACCGGGCCGGAATTGTTTGGTTTAGCGTATGTAGAGCAGGCGCAGTTACGAACAGGGACAGAGCACATCAAAAATGAAGATCTGGTAAGCACCTTGAGCATGTTTACAGCAGCAGCTATTGAGCATTTTATCAGGACTTACATCCCGGCCGATGATCTGCATATATTTATAAGTGGTGGCGGTGCCAGGAACCCCTTTGTCGTTAATCATTTAAAACAGGCATTAGCAGATGCTCACATTGCCGATACCGGCAGCCTGGGGATTGATCCCGATGCCAAAGAAGCTATACTATTTGGCTTGTTAGGTAATGAGGCCTTATGCGGCGAACCCATGACCATCGGCAATAACCCTGCGGTGTTGATGGGTAAGTTTAGTTTTGCGCATTAA